In Triplophysa rosa linkage group LG2, Trosa_1v2, whole genome shotgun sequence, the genomic window gtagaccagcggtgtgaggacaaggagagtaaagtgaggacattttggccgGTCCTCACTTCTAGAGACCGGTTTCATATTAATATGTGAGATCTTCTTTGAAATGACCCTAAcaacttttttcatttattgcACTTCTAAGTTGTTCATGCATTAGTTTCTGCCTGAATTTTATTTGTGTTGCCTCCTTCCATCGTTTGTCTGACAGAAACTTTCCTTTTTGagtgaaatattcctttaaagtgAATTGCTTGCTGGTGTATTTCTGCTGCAAATTCTTCTGAGAATAACTCACAAATCTTTTGACAGCTCGATGAGCTCTATTCAGTTCACAAATTATCACTTGTTTTTGTTGCCTTTTGCAAAGCACTAATGTACTGCATGAGAAGTGTGACTTCCTAAATAATGTTAAACCACGCTCGGCATTCTACTTCATATGTTTCTGTGTGGGAGGGGCGGCTATGCGTTCTATAATTTCATTGGCTGTAAAACGGTCACGCGGGTAAACTGTCATTCAATGCATTATGCGTCGTTTTTCCTGAAATAGTTATAAACAAAGGATTAACCGAGGCTTCAACACACTTAAATGCACAACATCGTAACATAATAATATAGTAGAAATGTTTTTGAACAAATATAtaacaaatgaccagaggtgggtagagtagccaaaatctttactcaagtaaaagtacaagtaactagagaaattgttactcaagtaaaagtaaaagtcactattttaaaatttacttgagtaaaagtaaaaaagtatgcaatgaaaaaactactcaagtagctagttacttagttactttgtatctgattatataggcctaatacataaaattaatattaacgccaatactttaatatgacattttaatcaatatttttaattatcataagcagatatctttgcaatatactagagagactaaagaatagacaaacacagaagagacaagcatttctgtaaatgtcatctagtcctgatgtcaatgtagtttacacaacttatttagaataatagaccatgtcaaactaaagcatgaactaaactcagagcatttcctaagatgatctagaacatctgcagtgctctcttaaatgaaatacacatttttgaacaaagctcatgttttctcttgttgtgtcacgtgtgtgttgtgaaacgctcttacttgtaaacaaacagtaaacagtgaaccacacgcccatcaacaagttttcttacttctgttcttcaaatgtatatttctgcaagcccacgtctctgtgtctgacaggtaacgcgcatgttgctgtgtctgacgaacaggtcgcgcgcatatggcggttatttatcattgctggcaaacaatatgacacatttgcagttttgattgtatagatatagattaatgtccacttcatccaacgctctttgtgttctgcgtgttcttaagtttcgcgctgcgaggagtgagtaatcctgcttcagatgattcagatcgtgctgcgaactgaacgaataatttgaactgattcattagcctattcaagtggttttgcccattgttcaattaatgctttcaaaagaatcgactcaaaagaatcgatcactcgggaatgcccgtaaaaagagacgacaaccttgaaataaacaacgcgttttaaaaagcatattttaaaatgaaggaacgaaggaacgtcacgcaatgtaagttatgtaacgaagtaaaagtacagattttctattagaaatttactcaagtaagagtaaaagtacacacttttaattttacttaaaaagtacattttttccaaaatgttactcaagtaaatgtaacgaagtaaatgtgcgcgttactacccacctctgcaaatGACAAAAGAAAAAGGTTGTAAAGTATGGCTTTTAATGACTCCCCCTATATCGCCGATGACATGGTACATTCCGCCGATGGCTCATAGTCATATGACCTGGGAAACATAATAAATAGTGCGGTAGTGTCAAGATCTGAAACTTGAGCCGCTTTGTAACGCGATTATTTGATCGTCACACAGTTTAAAAATCAGCGCAATGGCTGGAAAAATGGTTGGAGGAACATCTGAGGTGAAGCAGGCGACTGAGGAGGTGCAGAAGATTTGTGATGAGGTGAGATACGGACGCTTTTGTTATGATGTTGAGTCAGCCGATCATAGAGAGCGTGACGCGTTTTAATAACGATCCGTTCGTGTAAATAAACAATCATTCTGTCCATTTTTGTCAAGTTTAGAACCTTTTATCGAATATAAAAGCATCTAATATGCATACTCCAGACAATAATTATTTCTGAAATATTAAAGATTTGTGTTATTAACATATGTGGTTTGTCTTTTACTTATTGTCTGAATGTTCTTCTATCACCTGTTTACTTGTTGTCTCAAACTTTCACTTCGCCATCATTATGTAACGTCACCATCAGCTGTTCaccattaaaaccagtacaaaaGTCCTTATGTAGTGTGTTTGAGGTCTCAAGTTTCTTCTGATGTTAAAGGTCCTTTATGGAGCCATTCAGCCAAAATTGGTTCTTCTATTGTATCTTGAAGCACCTTTTCAGAATACTAAAGTCTGTTTTCTGTGTGATTTAGGTTAAGTCACAAGTCGAGGAGAAGGCTGGCAAGAAGTTTGATGTTTTCAAAGCCAAATCTTTCACAACACAGCTTGTGGCAGGAACAAACTATTTTGTCAAGGTGAGTGAGTGTTTAATATTGAGTGACCCCTTTGTAGCTCACATGACGACAACAACAGATGACAATGTTTGTGTCTCAACCTCCTGTTCTCTTTGTTTTTAGGTTCATGTGGGAGCAGATGAATACATTCATGTGAGGGTTCATAAGTCTCTTCCTCACAGTGGTGAGAAACTTCAGCTTCACAGTGTCCAGACCTCTAAAGCTCACTGTGACCCTATAGAGTACTTCTAAACAAATGCAACAGTCCATTATACCAAAATGCTCGACTATTAATGTTACATGACCTTTAATGTGGACCGAGTATTTAGCTGCTTCAGTGCCTATGAGTTTATGATCGACACTTTTTGCTGTTAAAATTGTTTGAATTGTGCGGAAATACTTGCATCTAATCATTCCATCTGCTTTATAAAAGGACACTTAAAACAAAGGGAAATTTATTATTGAATTATAAAAGACAaatatgtctttgtttggtcTGTTTGGTATGTAGTTGTGCACCCTGACATCTATGTTCGAAGTTCACAAATATTagactttttaattatgcatctttagtttatttttggcaTTTTAGTAATGGTCATGACAGATATTCCATTTATCTTTATGGATGACCATGTCCGCCATATCATTGGAAATCAAATGTGAAGTATTGGTCCGATCTTTTACACGTTAAAAATCTTTGGACAAAGATATTTGTATTAAAGCAACACAATTGTGAGAGGTGCTCAAAAGTCGACCAGCTTCTTTGTCACATTCATTTTGTAGAAATCACACTTAAAACATCATACTGTATTCATTTTGAGTAACTAAATTCATGTATtgagatttttttatgaaagaccacagattattttttaaagttgtgtCAAACTGCTATAATATCTCTATTAATATGATACAAAGAAGTTTTGAAATCTGctaaacagaattttttttaaaaaagagtgttttgttttcttcatgTTGTAACGGTAATAAAAATGGACATTTTATATTGTGTGTAAATATTGTTTGTCAAAATCACATTAGTTTTGTTTGCCCCACAcaacccaaaaatgattttacacattttaattcaaagtAGTAAGCATATAGAAAACGTTCCTATAACATAATAGTAAAGTTGTGTGATTTAATCGCAATTAAAAATGTGAGATAAATAGAATAAAACGACATTGAATAGTCCTTCCAGAAGTGACAGTGAAGTGGCTTGTGTGGGTATCACgagattttgaaaaatgtaaataatgaaatggcacaatgtaaaatatattcTAACCTGATAAGGAAATCTGACATTCTGAAATCATACTTTTAACACNNNNNNNNNNNNNNNNNNNNNNNNNNNNNNNNNNNNNNNNNNNNNNNNNNNNNNNNNNNNNNNNNNNNNNNNNNNNNNNNNNNNNNNNNNNNNNNNNNNNtgttattttgaaaaaattcagcaagcttttaattcttttatatttattaatattgatattatattaattggagACAAAACTATCATTAAATAACTATTCATTCCATAACATCATaaatcactgaaatcttttgaaaatgtaatgttgttgtgttttccattcaaacaaactgcagctgctgtgtgtttattgtgcagtctcgccctccacagtactgtggcgctgttggcccagTGTCTCGGCGTCAAGGCATGTgccatgtggcgctttcgttactatgtgtgtttaactttttccagctctgcgcagaccgatcaccttatgacagAACGCATGCGGACTTAGAATAACgtctctaaagcatacagagcagtcagttcacaaatagctctcactgtgctttgatgtcatacgccgttccgtctgcgatcaaacatctgACTGGCACACACGAGGTGTACGAGTTTTCACCGGTGTCCTCTCGCGCcacaggcgggaattcaaaataacggatggcaacaacctctcgactgtcccattggaggtaagtaaagtaaaaatatataaataactgaaatatattaactatatactatttatacaaATGTGTACTCTGACGCGTCTAATTGTAtgactgcggtcaagccagccgcggtttgaaaatacacggtcaagccagccgctgtttaggttcagatgcgcgcttattgagtggtttacggtacattacggaaacaccgcttgtaaagctttatttaaatgtagatgatccgcgtctcttgtcaataacatatttcttgttttacgtttagaatatctcgtttttgtcgtaatttatgcaggtttttttctccgaatgtttgcattatgattgctgtaacgttatattgtgaaaccaatgtctctgtctgtatcttaaatatgtattattttaatgccttctagacctttgtcctgcNNNNNNNNNNNNNNNNNNNNNNNNNNNNNNNNNNNNNNNNNNNNNNNNNNNNNNNNNNNNNNNNNNNNNNNNNNNNNNNNNNNNNNNNNNNNNNNNNNNNNNNNNNNNNNNNNNNNNNNNNNNNNNNNNNNNNNNNNNNNNNNNNNNNNNNNNNNNNNNNNNNNNNNNNNNNNNNNNNNNNNNNNNNNNNNNNNNNNNNNNNNNNNNNNNNNNNNNNNNNNNNNNNNNNNNNNNNNNNNNNNNNNNNNNNNNNNNNNNNNNNNNNNNNNNNNNNNNNNNNNNNNNNNNNNNNNNNNNNNNNNNNNNNNNNNNNNNNNNNNNNNNNNNNNNNNNNNNNNNNNNNNNNNNNNNNNNNNNNNNNNNNNNNNNNNNNNNNNNNNNNNNNNNNNNNNNNNNNNNNNNNNNNNNNNNNNNNNNNNNNNNNNNNNNNNNNNNNNNNNNNNNNNNNNNNNNNNNNNNNNNNNNNNNNNNNNNNNNNNNNNNNNNNNNNNNNNNNNNNNNNNNNNNNNNNNNNNNNNNNNNNNNNNNNNNNNNNNNNNNNNNNNNNNNNNNNNNNNNNNNNNNNNNNNNNNNNNNNNNNNNNNNNNNNNNNNNNNNNNNNNNNNNNNNNNNNNNNNNNNNNNNNNNNNNNNNNNNNNNNNNNNNNNNNNNNNNNNNNNNNNNNNNNNNNNNNNNNNNNNNNNNNNNNNNNNNNNNNNNNNNNNNNNNNNNNNNNNNNNNNNNNNNNNNNNNNNNNNNNNNNNNNNNNNNNNNNNNNNNNNNNNNNNNNNNNNNNNNNNNNNNNNNNNNNNNNNNNNNNNNNNNNNNNNNNNNNNNNNNNNNNNNNNNNNNNNNNNNNNNNNNNNNNNNNNNNNNNNNNNNNNNNNNNNNNNNNNNNNNNNNNNNNNNNNNNNNNNNNNNNNNNNNNNNNNNNNNNNNNNNNNNNNNNNNN contains:
- the LOC130551421 gene encoding cystatin-B-like, producing the protein MAGKMVGGTSEVKQATEEVQKICDEVKSQVEEKAGKKFDVFKAKSFTTQLVAGTNYFVKVHVGADEYIHVRVHKSLPHSGEKLQLHSVQTSKAHCDPIEYF